One segment of Setaria viridis chromosome 4, Setaria_viridis_v4.0, whole genome shotgun sequence DNA contains the following:
- the LOC117852541 gene encoding large ribosomal subunit protein eL39-like — protein MPSHKTFRIKKKLAKKQRQNRPIPYWIRMRTDNTIRYNAKRRHWRRTKLGF, from the exons atg CCGTCCCACAAGACCTTCCGGATCAAGAAGAAGCTGGCCAAGAAGCAGCGCCAGAACcgccccatcccatactggatCCGCATGCGCACCGACAACACCATCAG GTACAACGCGAAGCGCAGGCACTGGCGCCGCACCAAGCTCGGATTCTGA